A DNA window from Actinomadura coerulea contains the following coding sequences:
- a CDS encoding PP2C family protein-serine/threonine phosphatase → MSTISHQTHPLTPGTEDRIELLLIDDDPTDVLMVEKMLADSGLDAGITVACDLDAARRMLTRRTQCIIVDLSTPGIDRLEGLRQVLALSGPAAVVVLTGLDDGRLGVQAVAAGAEDYLVKQEVDGPLLARAIRYAIERKRSEETERRLVEARILGRENARLERGLLPVPLIEDPTLRHHTRYRPGRRRALLGGDFYDTVQTEGGAVHMMIGDVCGHGPDEAALGVQLRMAWRTLVLAGHTGEQLLGTLDTVLGHERRSEEIFTTLCMVTIAPSRRTARMHLAGHPAPLLFRGAPGAGGEVAALPDYAHGPALGLVPGAEWPTTEIDLGESWGLMLYTDGLIEGRVGEGSDRLGTEGLVGLARTARTRGAAGRSLIDALVTEVERLNGDALTDDLAVLLLSRQAESDRPGR, encoded by the coding sequence GTGAGCACCATCAGTCACCAGACGCATCCCCTCACGCCAGGTACCGAGGACAGGATCGAGCTGCTCCTCATCGACGACGACCCCACCGACGTGCTCATGGTGGAGAAGATGCTCGCCGACAGCGGACTGGACGCGGGGATCACCGTCGCCTGCGACCTGGACGCCGCGAGGCGCATGCTGACGCGGCGCACCCAGTGCATCATCGTCGACCTGTCCACGCCCGGCATCGACCGGCTGGAGGGGCTGCGGCAGGTGCTCGCGCTGTCCGGCCCGGCCGCCGTCGTCGTGCTGACCGGCCTGGACGACGGCCGCCTCGGCGTCCAGGCGGTCGCCGCGGGCGCCGAGGACTACCTGGTCAAGCAGGAGGTCGACGGGCCGCTGCTGGCCCGCGCGATCCGCTACGCCATCGAGCGCAAGCGCTCGGAGGAGACCGAGCGGCGGCTCGTGGAGGCCCGCATCCTCGGCCGCGAGAACGCCCGGCTGGAGCGCGGCCTGCTGCCGGTCCCGCTGATCGAGGACCCGACGCTGCGGCACCACACCCGCTACCGGCCCGGCCGGCGGCGCGCGCTGCTCGGCGGCGACTTCTACGACACCGTGCAGACCGAGGGCGGCGCCGTCCACATGATGATCGGGGACGTCTGCGGGCACGGCCCGGACGAGGCGGCCCTCGGCGTCCAGCTCCGCATGGCGTGGCGGACGCTCGTGCTCGCCGGGCACACCGGCGAGCAGCTGCTCGGCACCCTCGACACCGTCCTCGGCCACGAGCGGCGCAGCGAGGAGATCTTCACCACCCTCTGCATGGTCACGATCGCGCCGTCCCGGCGGACCGCGCGGATGCACCTCGCCGGCCACCCCGCCCCGCTGCTGTTCCGCGGGGCGCCGGGCGCGGGCGGCGAGGTCGCGGCGCTCCCCGACTACGCCCACGGCCCGGCGCTCGGCCTCGTGCCCGGCGCCGAGTGGCCGACCACCGAGATCGACCTCGGCGAGTCGTGGGGCCTGATGCTCTACACCGACGGCCTGATCGAGGGGCGGGTCGGCGAGGGCTCGGACCGGCTCGGCACCGAGGGCCTGGTCGGCCTGGCCCGCACCGCGCGCACCCGGGGCGCGGCCGGACGGTCGCTGATCGACGCGCTGGTGACCGAGGTGGAGCGCCTCAACGGCGACGCCCTGACCGACGACCTCGCCGTCCTGCTGCTGTCGCGGCAGGCCGAATCGGACCGGCCAGGACGCTGA
- a CDS encoding ABC transporter transmembrane domain-containing protein: MKPLPVKDPGGPDHVARGRTTSLDPWSASRADRGSSARYLLSLLRAQWRSVTGGALLGVAWMLSQALMPAALGRAVGDGVAARDEGALVTWAAVLLGLGAAQAVTGVLRHRFAVFNWLSAAYRTVQLVTRQATRLGSTLPKRLSAGEVVSVGLSDVSHIGDTIDIVARGSGAVVAIVVVAGILLSTSPPLGLIVLVGVPLIMEAAAPLLRPYREREQAHRELVGELTTHATDLVAGLRVLRGIGGEPLFSGRYRAESQRVREAGVAVARAETRMSGAEVLLPGLLIALVTWAGARFAVRGEIGVGELVAFYGYAVFLIVPLKTLGEAAGKITKGLVAAGRVTALLRLDPELPGTGTARPAADAELVDIASGLVVRPARITAIAAADPRDAQAVADRLGRYADGEVDFGGVPLRAVADVRRRILVAVNEDRLFSGPLAESLAPGADEGALRAAVRAACAEDVVDSAGLDAHVAEAGREFSGGQQQRLRLARALAADPDVLVLVEPTSAVDAHTEARIAGRLGEARAGRTTVVCTTSPLMLDRADHVAFIRDGVVVAEGTHQELLDTEPRYAATVTRGETTERAGT; the protein is encoded by the coding sequence GTGAAGCCGTTGCCGGTGAAAGATCCTGGCGGCCCCGACCACGTCGCGCGAGGACGGACGACGTCCCTCGATCCCTGGAGCGCCTCCCGCGCCGACCGCGGATCATCCGCGCGCTACCTGCTCTCGCTGCTGCGCGCCCAGTGGCGCAGCGTGACCGGGGGCGCCCTCCTCGGCGTGGCCTGGATGCTGAGCCAGGCCCTGATGCCCGCCGCGCTCGGCCGCGCCGTCGGCGACGGCGTCGCGGCGCGGGACGAGGGCGCCCTGGTGACGTGGGCCGCCGTCCTGCTCGGCCTCGGCGCGGCCCAGGCCGTGACGGGCGTGCTCCGGCACCGGTTCGCCGTGTTCAACTGGCTCTCCGCCGCGTACCGGACCGTCCAGCTCGTCACCCGGCAGGCCACCCGCCTCGGCTCGACCCTGCCGAAGCGGCTCAGCGCCGGCGAGGTGGTGAGCGTCGGCCTCTCCGACGTGTCGCACATCGGCGACACCATCGACATCGTGGCGCGCGGGTCGGGCGCCGTGGTCGCGATCGTCGTCGTGGCCGGCATCCTGCTGTCGACGTCGCCGCCGCTCGGCCTGATCGTGCTGGTCGGCGTCCCCCTGATCATGGAGGCCGCCGCCCCGCTGCTGCGCCCCTACCGCGAACGGGAGCAGGCGCACCGCGAGCTGGTCGGCGAGCTGACCACGCACGCCACCGACCTGGTCGCGGGGCTGCGGGTGCTGCGCGGCATCGGCGGCGAGCCGCTGTTCTCCGGCCGCTACCGCGCCGAGTCCCAGCGGGTGCGCGAGGCGGGCGTGGCGGTCGCGCGGGCCGAGACGCGGATGAGCGGCGCCGAGGTGCTGCTGCCCGGCCTGCTGATCGCGCTGGTCACCTGGGCGGGCGCCCGGTTCGCCGTGCGGGGGGAGATCGGCGTCGGCGAGCTGGTCGCGTTCTACGGGTACGCGGTGTTCCTGATCGTCCCGCTGAAGACCCTCGGCGAGGCCGCAGGCAAGATCACCAAGGGGCTGGTGGCGGCGGGCCGGGTCACCGCGCTGCTGCGGCTCGACCCCGAGCTGCCCGGCACCGGGACGGCCCGCCCCGCGGCGGACGCCGAGCTGGTCGACATCGCCTCGGGGCTGGTCGTGCGCCCGGCCCGGATCACCGCGATCGCCGCGGCCGACCCGCGCGACGCGCAGGCCGTCGCCGACCGCCTCGGCCGGTACGCCGACGGCGAGGTCGACTTCGGCGGCGTCCCGCTGCGCGCGGTCGCGGACGTCCGGAGGCGGATCCTGGTCGCGGTCAACGAGGACCGGCTGTTCTCCGGCCCGCTGGCCGAGTCCCTCGCGCCCGGCGCCGACGAGGGCGCGCTCCGGGCGGCGGTCCGCGCCGCCTGCGCCGAGGACGTCGTCGACTCGGCCGGGCTCGACGCGCACGTGGCCGAGGCCGGGCGGGAGTTCTCCGGCGGCCAGCAGCAGCGCCTCCGCCTGGCCAGGGCGCTCGCCGCCGATCCCGACGTCCTCGTCCTCGTGGAGCCGACCAGCGCGGTTGACGCGCACACCGAGGCGCGCATCGCCGGCAGGCTCGGCGAAGCGCGCGCGGGCCGTACCACCGTGGTGTGCACGACGAGCCCGCTGATGCTGGACCGCGCCGACCACGTCGCCTTCATCCGCGACGGCGTGGTCGTCGCGGAGGGGACACACCAGGAGCTGCTGGACACCGAGCCGCGCTACGCGGCGACCGTCACCAGGGGCGAGACCACGGAAAGGGCCGGAACGTGA
- a CDS encoding ABC transporter ATP-binding protein has product MSARILPVATPAQVRAYARRLVLRHPRDLAVVLSLHALAAVTGLVTPRLLGSLVEGVRDGRADIDTTGLAIAGFVVVQGVLIRYAYLASAKLGERVLAELREEFVDRVMSLPLSTVERAGTGDLVTRASRDVDTLSTSVRYAMPETLVAVVVGGFTVAALMVNGPLVALPALVAVPMLVAVMRWYLPRAHDGYLRENASWARIADGLTETVQGARTVEALGLAERRHERGDADIAASYKIERYTLRLRTVLFPVMEMSFVLPVVSTLLVGGLLYINGMATLAQVTAATLYAQQLIEPVDRLMQWLDELQLGGASLARLLGVGEVPPDRAPNGGRPAGELIAARGVHYSYRRGHDVLHGVDLDLRPGERLAMVGPSGAGKSTLGRLLAGVDGPRAGAVTVGAGGGVPLVELPLDDLRGHVALVTQEHHVFRGTLRENLVMAREGASDDDIRRVLAAVDWDGPGLDAVVGSGGEPLSPAQAQQLALARLILADPHTLVLDEATSLLDPRAARRLERSLAAVLDGRTVVAIAHRLHTAHDADRVAVVEDGRITELGTHEELLAAQGSYAALWSSWRS; this is encoded by the coding sequence GTGAGCGCCCGCATCCTGCCCGTCGCGACGCCCGCGCAGGTGCGGGCCTATGCGCGGCGGCTCGTCCTCCGGCACCCGCGCGACCTCGCCGTGGTGCTGTCCCTGCACGCGCTGGCGGCCGTCACCGGGCTCGTCACGCCGCGGCTGCTCGGCTCGCTGGTGGAGGGCGTCCGCGACGGCCGCGCCGACATCGACACCACCGGCCTGGCCATCGCCGGGTTCGTGGTCGTCCAAGGCGTGCTGATCCGGTACGCCTACCTGGCGTCGGCGAAGCTGGGCGAGCGGGTGCTGGCCGAACTCCGCGAGGAGTTCGTCGACCGCGTCATGTCCCTGCCGCTGTCGACGGTCGAGCGCGCGGGCACCGGGGACCTGGTCACCCGCGCCTCCCGCGACGTGGACACGCTGAGCACCTCCGTGCGGTACGCGATGCCGGAGACCCTCGTCGCCGTCGTCGTGGGCGGGTTCACCGTCGCCGCGCTGATGGTCAACGGTCCGCTCGTCGCGCTGCCCGCCCTGGTCGCGGTCCCGATGCTGGTGGCGGTGATGCGCTGGTACCTGCCCCGCGCCCACGACGGCTACCTGCGCGAGAACGCGTCGTGGGCGCGCATCGCCGACGGGCTGACCGAGACCGTCCAGGGCGCCCGGACCGTCGAGGCCCTCGGCCTCGCCGAGCGGCGGCACGAGCGCGGCGACGCCGACATCGCGGCGTCCTACAAGATCGAGCGGTACACGCTGCGGCTGCGCACGGTGCTGTTCCCGGTCATGGAGATGAGCTTCGTCCTGCCCGTGGTGTCGACGCTGCTCGTCGGCGGCCTGCTCTACATCAACGGCATGGCCACGCTCGCGCAGGTGACCGCCGCGACCCTGTACGCCCAGCAGCTCATCGAACCGGTCGACAGGCTCATGCAGTGGCTGGACGAGCTCCAGCTCGGCGGCGCGTCCCTGGCCCGGCTGCTCGGCGTCGGCGAGGTCCCGCCCGACCGCGCGCCGAACGGGGGCCGCCCCGCCGGCGAGCTGATCGCGGCGCGCGGCGTCCACTACTCCTACCGCCGAGGCCACGACGTCCTGCACGGCGTCGACCTCGACCTGCGGCCGGGCGAGCGCCTGGCGATGGTCGGGCCCAGCGGCGCGGGCAAGTCGACGCTCGGCCGCCTGCTCGCCGGCGTCGACGGCCCGCGCGCGGGCGCGGTCACCGTGGGCGCGGGCGGCGGCGTCCCCCTGGTCGAGCTGCCCCTGGACGACCTGCGCGGCCACGTCGCGCTGGTCACCCAGGAGCACCACGTGTTCCGCGGCACCCTCCGCGAGAACCTCGTGATGGCCCGCGAGGGCGCCTCCGACGACGACATCCGCCGGGTCCTGGCCGCCGTCGACTGGGACGGCCCCGGCCTCGACGCCGTGGTCGGCTCCGGCGGCGAGCCGCTGTCGCCCGCCCAGGCCCAGCAGCTCGCCCTGGCCCGGCTCATCCTCGCCGACCCGCACACGCTCGTCCTGGACGAGGCCACGTCCCTGCTCGACCCGCGCGCGGCCCGCCGTCTGGAACGCTCGCTCGCCGCCGTCCTGGACGGCCGGACCGTCGTCGCCATCGCCCACCGCCTCCACACCGCCCACGACGCCGACCGCGTCGCCGTGGTGGAGGACGGCCGCATCACCGAACTGGGCACCCACGAAGAACTTTTGGCCGCCCAAGGCTCCTACGCGGCCCTCTGGAGCTCCTGGAGGAGCTGA
- a CDS encoding S9 family peptidase — translation MSISYPRQSARTRRFSLGVPRAFQIAPDGSRVAFLRTRAGDDPVTCLWTLDTATGEEECVADPAALDVPGEEALPAEERARRERAREQAGGIVGYATDRAMGQAVFTLGGRLYAVDLGTALVRELPARPPVFDPRPDPAGRRVAYVSGRTLRVVELDGADDRALVEPESDQVSYGLAEFVAAEEMGRMRGHWWSPDGGTLLVARVDETPVQRWHIADPANPERPPSEIAYPAAGTPNALVSLVLLKVDGGRIAVDWDRGMFPYLVTAVWDRHGLLIVVQPRDQRSQRVLRVDPTNGETVLLHTEHDPVWTEVIPGLPVRTHGGDLVWATEDSATDTRRLTVADEPVTPGGLQLRSVLGVDGESILFTAWEEPTEVHLYSYEGGEVTRLSEGQGVFGGTRSGGVTVVSGARLDRLGSQAEVRTPTAVHPVASFAETPVITPRVELLRSGDRELRTAVVLPTGWERGHGRLPVLMDPYGGPHAQRVLAVQRSYCEAQWLADQGFAVVIADGRGTPGRGPAWERAVRGDFVGPVLDDQISALIEAARKHPAALDLDRVGIRGWSFGGWLAALAVMHRPDVFHAGVAGAPVTDWRLYDTHYTERYLGHPDEEPENYSDNSLLGRAADLKRPLMIIHGLADDNVVAAHTLRLSSALLAAGRPHTVLPLSGVTHMTPQEVVAENLLHIQVHFLKEALTSQ, via the coding sequence ATGAGCATCAGCTATCCGCGGCAGAGCGCCCGCACGCGACGGTTCAGCCTCGGCGTCCCGCGCGCATTCCAGATCGCGCCGGACGGCTCGCGCGTCGCCTTCCTGCGCACCCGCGCGGGCGACGACCCCGTGACCTGCCTGTGGACGCTGGACACCGCCACCGGCGAGGAGGAGTGCGTCGCCGACCCGGCCGCGCTGGACGTCCCGGGCGAGGAGGCCCTGCCGGCCGAGGAGCGGGCCCGGCGCGAGCGGGCCCGCGAGCAGGCGGGCGGCATCGTCGGGTACGCGACCGACCGCGCCATGGGGCAGGCCGTCTTCACCCTGGGCGGGCGCCTGTACGCCGTCGACCTCGGCACCGCGCTCGTGCGGGAGCTGCCCGCGCGGCCGCCCGTCTTCGACCCGCGCCCCGACCCCGCGGGCCGCCGCGTCGCCTACGTGTCCGGCCGCACGCTGCGGGTCGTCGAGCTGGACGGCGCGGACGACCGCGCGCTGGTCGAGCCCGAGTCCGACCAGGTCTCCTACGGCCTCGCCGAGTTCGTCGCCGCGGAGGAGATGGGCCGGATGCGCGGCCATTGGTGGTCACCCGACGGCGGGACCCTGCTGGTCGCGCGGGTGGACGAGACGCCCGTGCAGCGCTGGCACATCGCCGACCCCGCCAACCCGGAGCGGCCGCCGTCCGAGATCGCCTACCCGGCGGCCGGCACGCCGAACGCCCTGGTGTCCCTGGTGCTGCTGAAGGTGGACGGCGGGCGCATCGCGGTGGACTGGGACCGCGGCATGTTCCCCTACCTCGTCACCGCCGTCTGGGACCGGCACGGCCTGCTGATCGTCGTGCAGCCCCGCGACCAGCGCTCCCAGCGGGTGCTGCGGGTCGATCCGACCAACGGCGAGACGGTGCTGCTGCACACCGAGCACGACCCGGTCTGGACCGAGGTCATCCCCGGCCTGCCCGTCCGCACGCACGGCGGCGACCTCGTCTGGGCCACCGAGGACTCCGCGACCGACACCCGCCGCCTCACGGTCGCGGACGAGCCCGTCACGCCCGGCGGCCTGCAGCTGCGCTCCGTGCTCGGCGTGGACGGCGAGTCGATCCTGTTCACCGCCTGGGAGGAGCCCACCGAGGTCCACCTCTACTCCTACGAGGGCGGCGAGGTCACCCGGCTCAGCGAGGGGCAGGGCGTCTTCGGCGGCACCCGGTCCGGGGGCGTCACCGTGGTCTCGGGCGCGCGGCTGGACCGCCTCGGCTCGCAGGCCGAGGTGCGGACGCCGACCGCGGTCCACCCCGTCGCCTCGTTCGCCGAGACCCCGGTGATCACGCCGCGGGTGGAGCTGCTGCGCTCCGGCGACCGCGAGCTGCGCACCGCGGTCGTGCTGCCCACCGGCTGGGAGCGCGGGCACGGCCGCCTGCCCGTCCTGATGGACCCCTACGGCGGGCCGCACGCGCAGCGCGTCCTCGCCGTCCAGCGCTCGTACTGCGAGGCGCAGTGGCTCGCCGACCAGGGCTTCGCCGTCGTGATCGCGGACGGGCGCGGAACGCCCGGACGCGGCCCCGCCTGGGAGCGCGCCGTGCGCGGCGACTTCGTCGGGCCCGTCCTGGACGACCAGATCAGCGCGCTGATCGAGGCGGCCCGCAAGCACCCCGCGGCCCTCGACCTCGACCGCGTCGGCATCCGCGGCTGGTCCTTCGGCGGCTGGCTGGCTGCGCTGGCCGTCATGCACCGCCCGGACGTCTTCCACGCGGGCGTCGCCGGCGCCCCGGTCACCGACTGGCGCCTGTACGACACCCACTACACCGAGCGGTACCTGGGCCACCCCGACGAGGAGCCGGAGAACTACAGCGACAACTCCCTCCTCGGCAGGGCGGCCGACCTGAAGCGGCCACTGATGATCATCCATGGCCTGGCGGACGACAACGTGGTGGCCGCCCACACCCTGCGCCTGTCGTCGGCCCTCCTGGCCGCCGGCCGCCCGCACACCGTCCTCCCCCTGTCGGGCGTCACCCACATGACCCCGCAGGAAGTGGTCGCCGAAAACCTCCTCCACATCCAGGTCCACTTCCTGAAAGAAGCGCTCACGAGCCAGTAG
- a CDS encoding serine/threonine-protein kinase, with product MPELQPGDPRRLGSYEIVDRLGEGGQGVVYGGVDASGNRAAIKLLRADLAGDTMARNRFVREAQAAKQVARFCTAQVLEADVAGDQPYIASEYVPGPSLYKQVTETGPISGAPLDRLAIGTATALVAIHQAGIVHRDFKPHNVIMAPDGPRVIDFGIARALDTGQTNATKAIGTPSYMAPEQVAGATLTEAVDVWAWATTMVFAATGHPPFGDDTVVAVINRVMHEPPSLDGVPADLHRLIAACLVKEPERRPTAQQIMMALIGSGPGGAGQTRMDDPAQATTMLAEGSTLAAGGLAGAGMMAGATHPGRGAAPVAPRDYTGTLPPAGPPTGAAAPGTTTGSPSASPRRRSSVPSPRSPCWCWSWACSWRPGAAATPRRPRPPRRSPTPGRSRRSRRPTSRRSPRRPAPGRARTRRRRGRPSRRGSRRPASPRPRRRPPRRRRPRPPVPGAARAAPEAPAPAAVTAATAAPERARAAPAPAAADRVPAGPPGYAGQGGHRRDAVP from the coding sequence ATGCCTGAGCTGCAGCCGGGAGACCCCCGGCGGCTCGGTTCCTACGAGATCGTCGATCGGCTCGGCGAGGGCGGCCAGGGCGTCGTCTACGGCGGCGTCGACGCCTCAGGGAACCGTGCCGCGATCAAGCTCCTGCGCGCCGACCTGGCCGGGGACACGATGGCGCGCAACCGGTTCGTCCGGGAGGCGCAGGCGGCCAAGCAGGTCGCGCGGTTCTGCACCGCGCAGGTCCTGGAGGCCGACGTCGCGGGCGACCAGCCCTACATCGCCAGCGAGTACGTGCCCGGGCCGTCGCTGTACAAGCAGGTCACCGAGACCGGCCCGATCAGCGGCGCGCCGCTGGACCGGCTCGCCATCGGCACCGCGACCGCGCTCGTCGCGATCCACCAGGCCGGGATCGTGCACCGCGACTTCAAGCCGCACAACGTGATCATGGCGCCGGACGGCCCCCGGGTGATCGACTTCGGTATCGCGCGGGCCCTGGACACCGGGCAGACCAACGCGACCAAGGCGATCGGCACCCCGTCCTACATGGCCCCCGAGCAGGTGGCGGGCGCCACCCTCACCGAGGCCGTGGACGTGTGGGCCTGGGCCACCACGATGGTGTTCGCCGCCACGGGGCACCCGCCGTTCGGCGACGACACCGTCGTCGCGGTGATCAACCGGGTGATGCACGAGCCGCCGTCGCTGGACGGCGTGCCCGCCGACCTGCACCGGCTGATCGCGGCCTGCCTGGTCAAGGAGCCGGAGCGGCGGCCGACCGCGCAGCAGATCATGATGGCGCTGATCGGCAGCGGCCCCGGCGGCGCCGGGCAGACCCGCATGGACGACCCCGCCCAGGCCACCACGATGCTGGCGGAGGGGTCGACGCTCGCCGCGGGCGGCCTCGCCGGCGCCGGGATGATGGCGGGTGCCACCCACCCGGGCCGCGGCGCCGCCCCCGTCGCGCCCCGCGACTACACCGGGACCCTCCCGCCCGCGGGGCCCCCGACGGGGGCGGCCGCCCCCGGTACGACGACTGGGAGCCCGAGCGCAAGTCCAAGGCGCCGATCTTCGGTGCCATCGCCGCGATCGCCGTGCTGGTGCTGGTCGTGGGCCTGTTCATGGCGGCCCGGAGCGGCAGCGACTCCAAGGAGACCCCGCCCACCCCGACGGTCACCGACTCCGGGCCGGTCTCGGAGGAGCCGACGACCGACCAGCCGGAGGAGCCCACGCCGACCCGCACCCGGACGCGCCAGAACACGCCGCCGCCGCGGACGTCCGAGCCGACGCGGGAGCCGCCGACCAGCGAGCCCCCGACCGAGGCGCCGACCACCGAGACGCCGCCGACCACGCCCACCAGTCCCGGGGGCGGCACGGGCGGCACCGGAGGCCCCGGCACCGGCGGCGGTGACGGCGGCGACGGCGGCACCGGAACGGGCGCGGGCGGCACCGGCACCGGCGGCCGCTGACCGGGTCCCGGCGGGCCCTCCGGGATACGCGGGGCAGGGCGGTCATCGCCGTGATGCCGTGCCCTGA
- the mshB gene encoding N-acetyl-1-D-myo-inositol-2-amino-2-deoxy-alpha-D-glucopyranoside deacetylase has protein sequence MKEPRILFVHAHPDDESIGTGASMAKYAAEGAHVCLVTCTLGEEGEVIPEDLRHLASDKEDALGEYRIGELAAACEALGVRDHRLLGGPGRWRDSGMMGAPTNDDPRCFWQADVTTAARDLVAVIREVRPQVIVTYDERGNYGHPDHIQAHRVTWRAFELAADPSYEDGAEPWRAAKVYAYAAPRTVLARAIAVMREARLPFARVAGLEELGSGVPDGQVTTVVDARAHLPAKLAALRAHHTQVTVAPEQVGPFFALSNNLGQQAFGTEYFILQAGELGPVGPGRRERDLFAGLASAGD, from the coding sequence ATGAAGGAGCCGCGGATCCTGTTCGTCCACGCCCATCCGGACGACGAGTCCATCGGGACCGGGGCCAGCATGGCCAAATACGCCGCCGAGGGCGCCCACGTCTGCCTCGTCACCTGCACGCTGGGCGAGGAGGGCGAGGTCATCCCCGAGGATCTGCGCCACCTGGCCTCCGACAAGGAGGACGCCCTCGGCGAGTACCGGATCGGCGAGCTCGCCGCGGCCTGCGAGGCGCTCGGCGTCCGCGACCACCGCCTCCTCGGCGGTCCCGGCCGCTGGCGCGACTCCGGCATGATGGGCGCCCCCACGAACGACGACCCGCGCTGCTTCTGGCAGGCGGACGTCACGACCGCCGCGCGGGACCTCGTGGCCGTCATCCGGGAGGTCCGCCCCCAGGTGATCGTCACCTATGACGAGCGCGGCAACTACGGCCACCCCGACCACATCCAGGCGCACCGCGTCACGTGGCGGGCGTTCGAGCTGGCCGCCGACCCCTCCTACGAGGACGGCGCCGAGCCCTGGCGCGCGGCCAAGGTCTACGCCTACGCCGCCCCGCGCACGGTCCTCGCCCGCGCGATCGCGGTGATGCGCGAGGCCCGGCTGCCGTTCGCCCGCGTCGCCGGGCTGGAGGAGCTCGGCTCCGGCGTCCCGGACGGGCAGGTCACCACGGTCGTGGACGCCCGCGCCCACCTGCCCGCCAAGCTGGCCGCGCTGCGCGCCCACCACACCCAGGTCACGGTCGCGCCCGAGCAGGTCGGGCCGTTCTTCGCGCTGTCGAACAACCTGGGGCAGCAGGCGTTCGGCACCGAGTACTTCATCCTCCAGGCGGGGGAGCTCGGCCCGGTCGGGCCCGGCCGCCGCGAGCGGGACCTGTTCGCCGGTCTGGCGAGCGCGGGGGACTGA
- a CDS encoding DUF6113 family protein: MDKDDRARVRLAKDGLPADAGAQDAEAQADAGAAGPAPAGEGGGASAAEPADGEGPGDAFVSGAAYAALAVLGGVFGVVGSFAQDWTVGPVPLVALVLVALVFVMAWASGRAMGGRLGAFIPALAWGVVVFVLQMRRPEGDLVVAATLPGYLFVIGGMVAAVVGIMLVPPARPPGEWMLGKAGRSRG; this comes from the coding sequence GTGGACAAGGACGACCGGGCCCGGGTGCGGCTCGCCAAGGACGGCCTCCCGGCGGACGCCGGCGCGCAGGACGCCGAGGCCCAGGCCGACGCCGGGGCCGCGGGCCCCGCCCCGGCCGGCGAGGGCGGCGGCGCGTCCGCGGCGGAACCGGCGGACGGGGAGGGCCCCGGCGACGCGTTCGTGTCCGGCGCCGCCTACGCCGCGCTCGCCGTCCTCGGCGGCGTGTTCGGCGTCGTCGGCTCCTTCGCGCAGGACTGGACCGTCGGCCCCGTCCCGCTCGTGGCGCTCGTGCTGGTCGCGCTGGTCTTCGTGATGGCGTGGGCGTCGGGAAGGGCGATGGGCGGCCGGCTCGGCGCGTTCATCCCCGCGCTGGCCTGGGGCGTCGTGGTGTTCGTCCTGCAGATGCGCCGCCCCGAGGGCGACCTGGTCGTCGCGGCGACGCTGCCCGGGTACCTGTTCGTCATCGGCGGCATGGTCGCCGCCGTGGTCGGGATCATGCTCGTTCCGCCGGCCCGCCCGCCGGGCGAATGGATGCTCGGCAAGGCGGGCCGTTCCCGCGGATAG